One Coccinella septempunctata chromosome 1, icCocSept1.1, whole genome shotgun sequence DNA window includes the following coding sequences:
- the LOC123322695 gene encoding UPF0602 protein C4orf47-like, translating to MPKNKAQPVELTKWGFTYGKPDMERIGLFAEMPYMNGKGYVSPFATEKSKNLKGFICPGNKIVCGTQDGLFESEFKRIFEKEVIVRGKKPPKVPNISERPFISCCGSKLHATPGDYFGCFSGNISAFSPKKRPVPKKAAENRPFLTNPGKKGGPGYIDITLGKYPTYMWSKYAQKPKYKQYGAMLDGPMKTMIHPQPYFGPDPYPDPPNVKKGRVYIRPKPKEYGKPLGTGIYIPTGPAKWPGGMHAGGFDKFPEYMPDRYKSVYEALKPKREPKVFYPQSMANKSFYYTSVLNQNTDFRVNQDNHTSYEPSYLKYMIKH from the exons ATGCCGAAAAACAAGGCTCAGCCAGTGGAATTAACAAAATGGGGGTTCACATATGGAAAACCAGATATGGAGCGTATTGGATTGTTCGCAGAAATGCCATATATGAATGGCAAGGGATATGTTTCGCCGTTCGCTA CGGAAAAATCTAAAAACCTCAAAGGATTTATATGTCCCGGGAACAAAATTGTTTGTGGAACACAGGATGGACTTTTCGAGAGTGAATTCAAGAGGATATTCGAGAAAGAAGTGATAgttagaggaaaaaa ACCTCCAAAAGTGCCGAACATATCGGAAAGACCATTCATCTCCTGTTGTGGTTCAAAACTTCATGCAACCCCTGGAGACTACTTTGGATGCTTCAGCGGTAACATTTCAGCATTCAGCCCGAAAAAACGACCAGTTCCGAAAAAAGCAGCCGAAAATAGACCTTTCCTCACAAATCCTGGCAAAAAAGGAGGACCTGGCTATATTGACATTACTTTAGGAAAATATCCCACCTACAT GTGGTCGAAATACGCACAAAAACCTAAATATAAGCAATATGGAGCAATGTTAGACGGTCCCATGAAGACGATGATTCACCCACAACCTTACTTCGGTCCAGATCCATATCCAGATCCACCAAATGTGAAGAAAGGTAGGGTTTATATAAGGCCAAAACCAAAAGAATATGGGAAACCTCTAGGAACAGGAATTTACATACCTACTGGGCCGGCTAAATGG CCTGGAGGTATGCACGCTGGCGGATTCGATAAATTCCCAGAATATATGCCTGATCGATATAAATCAGTTTATGAAGCATTGAAGCCGAAACGTGAGCCGAAAGTATTTTATCCTCAGTCAATGGCAAACAAATCCTTTTACTATACGTCAGTACTCAACCAGAATACTGATTTCCGCGTAAATCAGGATAATCATACATCTTATGAACCCAGTTACTTGAAATATATGATAAAACACTGA
- the LOC123322693 gene encoding uncharacterized protein LOC123322693, with protein sequence MHENKNISDKYNTIVSTFKGKILKLEISIIHWKLNVFRRKAFEMKSLLANQLPEDIMQILITKNKKISRLEYSKTKRKQLKKFSNLKSASFNFSDNVRSDEKWFVNLTNIEFPENIKYLLSLGDKFNLPYSSPTQPLKEIIIDIEYILSTCNDEDSTNLARSSLINSITNFIRSKNQETDRLNNILRKWIRETKQFLKTNENIIITKADKSKTTVAIFREEYDQKALNILDDNTTYCQINEDPTKNVQSKLNKIVTKLYKEKKIGESTYKLLKCTNGLCPRIYFLPKIHKLNNPLRPIVSYIGSPLYNLSKYLAQLLNHAFEKDDRYTRNSFELVEYLKTVTIPDRYILISLDVVSLYTNVPLDLAITIIEKKWGKIEPHTTLSVEEFLQLFTFCIENSYFMFNDAFFGQIFGLGMGNNLAPVTSDIVMVEVQNLAIDKLSFGIPFFKRYVDDIITSIPFDKKDEILAAFNSIHPRLKFTIEIESHNNSLPFLDTLLIRRDNRIITDWYQKPTFSGRILNFNSKHHMAQKINIINNLKHRALKLSDNEFHEKNIIKIQTILEKNNYPTKFIKKILNKSEPEHHRPQEEKENQKYFSLTYVENLGEQIKNIFTRLNVNIAFKSDNTIKQFFTKTKSARISEHKRDSLNILNPLKNKKENNTALAEHVGSLLHSFNFDPGSVKILGRQTNLKKRLLDEMISIKQDENSINKRNDIEKLNTAYYYLIGKIKNK encoded by the exons ATGCATGAAAATAAAAACATCTCAGATAAATATAACACAATAGTCAGTACATTCAAAggtaaaatattgaaattagaGATATCAATCATTCATTGGAAATTGAATGTATTTAGAAGAAAAGCTTTTGAAATGAAATCTTTATTAGCTAATCAACTGCCTGAGGATATAATGCAAATACTGATtactaaaaacaaaaaaatttcgagaCTAGAATATTCTAAAACAAAAAGGAAACAGCTTAAAAAATTTTCTAACTTGAAATCTGCCTCATTTAATTTTAGTGATAATGTAAGAAGTGACGAAAAGTGGTTCGTGAATTTAACAAATATAGAGTTCCcagaaaatatcaaatatttacTCAGCTTGGGAGATAAATTTAATTTGCCGTATTCAAGTCCAACACAACCtttgaaagaaataattattgatATAGAATATATCCTTTCAACATGTAATGATGAAGATAGCACCAACTTAGCACGCAGTTCCTTGATTAATTCCATCACCAATTTTATTAGGTCAAAAAACCAAGAAACCGACAGGTTAAATAACATATTGCGGAAGTGGATTAGGGAAACAAAACAATTTCTTAAAACCAACGAAAATATCATTATAACGAAAGCTGATAAAAGTAAAACAACAGTTGCCATATTCAGAGAAGAATACGACCAAAAAGCTTTAAATATTTTGGATGATAACACAACTTACTGCCAAATTAATGAAGATCCAACCAAAAATGTTCAGtctaaattgaataaaattgtaaCTAAATTATACAAGGAAAAAAAGATCGGAGAGAGCACTTACAAACTCTTAAAATGCACTAATGGTCTATGTCCTAGGATATACTTCTTACCTAAAATCCATAAATTAAATAACCCTTTAAGACCAATTGTCTCATACATCGGAAGCCCCTTATATAACCTTAGTAAATATTTAGCCCAACTTCTAAACCATGCCTTTGAGAAAGATGATAGATACACTAGAAATTCCTTTGAGTTAGTTGAATATTTAAAAACAGTTACAATTCCGGACCGATACATACTAATTTCACTAGATGTAGTCTCACTCTATACAAATGTTCCACTTGACCTGGCGATAAcaataatcgaaaaaaaatgggggaAAATTGAGCCTCATACAACTCTatcagttgaagaatttttacaaCTGTTCACGTTTTGCatcgaaaatagttattttatgtttaatgatgcatttttcgggCAAATATTTGGATTGGGTATGGGAAATAATCTGGCACCGGTAACATCTGACATAGTAATGGTGGAAGTTCAGAATTTGGCTATTGATAAGTTGAGTTTTGGGATACCATTTTTTAAAAGATATGTTGATGACATTATCACGTCAATACCTTTCGATAAAAAGGATGAAATCTTAGCAGCATTCAATAGCATTCATCCCCGCTTGAAATTCACTATTGAAATAGAATCACATAATAACTCACTACCTTTTCTAGATACTTTATTGATCAGACGAGATAATAGAATAATTACAGATTGGTACCAAAAACCAACGTTTTCCGGGAGAATACtcaattttaattcaaaacaccatatggcacaaaaaattaacataattaataatttgaaACATAGAGCTCTCAAACtttctgataatgaatttcacgaaaaaaacaTCATTAAAATACAAACAATTCTAGAAAAAAATAACTATCctacaaaattcataaaaaaaattctgaacaaAAGCGAACCTGAGCACCACAGACCACAGGAAGAAAAAGaaaaccaaaaatatttcagtttaacTTACGTTGAAAATTTAGGAGAgcaaattaaaaatatattcaccaGATTAAACGTAAATATTGCCTTCAAATCTGACAATActataaaacaatttttcacaaaaaccaAAAGTGCA AGAATTTCAGAACACAAAAGAGACTCACTCAACATCCTTAAtcctttgaaaaacaaaaaggaAAACAATACGGCACTCGCGGAGCATGTAGGAAGTCTTCTTCATTCCTTTAATTTCGATCCTGGGTCAGTAAAAATATTGGGTAGgcaaacaaatttaaaaaagcGGTTATTAGATGAAATGATATCCATAAAACAAGACGAAAATTCCATTAACAAAAGAAACGATATAGAAAAGTTAAATACCgcatattattatttaattggaaaaataaagaataaatag
- the LOC123322694 gene encoding uncharacterized protein LOC123322694 — MFNDAFFGQIFGLGMGNNLAPVTSDIVMVEVQNLAIDKLSFGIPFFKRYVDDIITSIPFDKKDEILAAFNSIHPRLKFTIEIESHNNSLPFLDTLLIRRDNRIITDWYQKPTFSGRILNFNSKHHMAQKINIINNLKHRALKLSDNEFHEKNIIKIQTILEKNNYPTKFIKKILNKSEPEHHRPQEEKENQKYFSLTYVENLGEQIKNIFTRLNVNIAFKSDNTIKQFFTKTKSARISEHKRDSLNILNPLKNKKENNTALAEHVGSLLHSFNFDPGSVKILGRQTNLKKRLLDEMISIKQDENSINKRNDIEKLNTAYYYLIGKIKNK; from the exons atgtttaatgatgcatttttcgggCAAATATTTGGATTGGGTATGGGAAATAATCTGGCACCGGTAACATCTGACATAGTAATGGTGGAAGTTCAGAATTTGGCTATTGATAAGTTGAGTTTTGGGATACCATTTTTTAAAAGATATGTTGATGACATTATCACGTCAATACCTTTCGATAAAAAGGATGAAATCTTAGCAGCATTCAATAGCATTCATCCCCGCTTGAAATTCACTATTGAAATAGAATCACATAATAACTCACTACCTTTTCTAGATACTTTATTGATCAGACGAGATAATAGAATAATTACAGATTGGTACCAAAAACCAACGTTTTCCGGGAGAATACtcaattttaattcaaaacaccatatggcacaaaaaattaacataattaataatttgaaACATAGAGCTCTCAAACtttctgataatgaatttcacgaaaaaaacaTCATTAAAATACAAACAATTCTAGAAAAAAATAACTATCctacaaaattcataaaaaaaattctgaacaaAAGCGAACCTGAGCACCACAGACCACAGGAAGAAAAAGaaaaccaaaaatatttcagtttaacTTACGTTGAAAATTTAGGAGAgcaaattaaaaatatattcaccaGATTAAACGTAAATATTGCCTTCAAATCTGACAATActataaaacaatttttcacaaaaaccaAAAGTGCA AGAATTTCAGAACACAAAAGAGACTCACTCAACATCCTTAAtcctttgaaaaacaaaaaggaAAACAATACGGCACTCGCGGAGCATGTAGGAAGTCTTCTTCATTCCTTTAATTTCGATCCTGGGTCAGTAAAAATATTGGGTAGgcaaacaaatttaaaaaagcGGTTATTAGATGAAATGATATCCATAAAACAAGACGAAAATTCCATTAACAAAAGAAACGATATAGAAAAGTTAAATACCgcatattattatttaattggaaaaataaagaataaatag
- the LOC123322033 gene encoding coiled-coil domain-containing protein 93 — MEPVATKKNPFTKIKPKFVKTLVSGEHGNDIDVREDLEQSEKLQEIIDILVAAGYFRARIKNLSSFDKVVGGMTWCIEFCNVEVDVDLLFQENSTIGQKIALTEKIVAVLPEIQCPHPIEPHQIQGLDFIHIFPVIEWLVKRSMEFRKQAFDFCYSYAVNQFDKHFSQRCGFTEKQQQMLKHIKMVGDVYEPRRVFKRKDAIPLKDIYSKVQLTLLEYGYKGAPPPSESENDSSFQVEGKKMAQIMETMDLINKDSLDYENLPEDRGKISEHYQELKKEFRDSDALSNDENKISYLKEKKEVLIDSLKKLKSKKMKIQEKIEDLKDSVSKIKLEQADVGEAMKRLEPDEKDSEKFKEVERLLLHGDDLDKQKKEFEEHCQKESLRLQTSIESLEKKSVSAEAKYEEFHSRSEEEYEKLKVLRLQVAKKNRAISILQRRIDEVPSRAELAQYQKRFIELYNQISAKHKETKQYYSLYNTLEDTRQYMKKELSLLNSIIDNYPEAMRSKEGKEEFLQQFLNILEGVKQSKLKMEKRLSQEKRKRDELSDSLHGYIEINRKYAAAIKVLKIEFQKNEEIIKNYM; from the exons ATGGAACCTGtggcaacaaaaaaaaatccattcaCTAAGATTAAACCGAAATTTGTTAAGACCCTGGTATCTGGAGAACATGGAAATGAT ATTGACGTACGAGAAGATTTGGAACAGTCTGAAAAACTGCAAGAAATAATAGACATACTAGTAGCTGCTGGATACTTCCGAGCCAGGATAAAAAACTTATCTTCTTTCGATAAGGTGGTTGGTGGCATGACGTGGTGTATCGAATTCTGCAATGTTGAAGTCGATGTGGACTTGCTCTTCCAGGAGAATTCAACAATAGGTCAAAAAAT CGCGTTGACTGAGAAAATAGTTGCAGTTTTACCTGAGATTCAATGTCCACATCCTATCGAGCCTCATCAAATACAAGGATTAGATTTTATACACATTTTTCCAGTAATAGAA TGGCTCGTGAAACGCTCAATGGAATTCAGGAAACAGGCGTTTGACTTTTGTTACTCGTATGCTGTTAACCAGTTCGATAAACATTTCTCTCAACGGTGCGGTTTTACAGAAAAGCAACAGCAAATGTTGAAGCATATAAAAATGGTTGGTGATGTTTACGAGCCTCGTAGAGTATTCAAAAGGAAAGACGCGATTCCGTTAAAAGATATATACTCTAAGGTTCAATTAACATTGTTGGAATATGGATATAAAGGTGCTCCTCCGCCCAGCGAGAGTGAAAATGATTCCAGCTTCCAAGTTGAGGGG aaaaaaatggCTCAAATAATGGAGACTATGGACCTAATCAATAAG GATTCCTTGGATTATGAAAACCTTCCAGAAGATCGCGGAAAAATTTCAGAGCACTACCAGGaactcaaaaaagaatttagG GATTCCGACGCACTGTCTAACGATGAGAACAAAATTTCATACTTGAAAGAAAAGAAAGAAGTTCTCATCGATAGTTTGAAGAAACTGAAgtccaaaaaaatgaaaattcaggaAAAGATTGAAGATCTGAAGGATTCAGTATCGAAGATAAAGCTTGAACAAGCAGATGTTGGTGAAGCTATGAAACGACTAGAACCCGATGAAAAAGATTCAGA GAAATTCAAAGAAGTTGAAAGATTATTGCTCCATGGTGATGATTTGGATAAACAGAAAAAAGAGTTTGAAGAGCATTGCCAGAAGGAATCGCTTCGTTTACAAACTTCGATTGA ATCACTAGAGAAGAAATCAGTATCGGCAGAAgctaaatatgaagaattccATAGCCGAAGTGAAGAAGAATATGAGAAGCTGAAAGTGTTGAGATTACAGGTTGCAAAGAAGAATAGAGCGATATCGATATTACAAAGAAGAATTGATGAGGTTCCAAGTCGTGCTGAATTGGCCCAATATCAAAAAAGATTTATAGAGCTATACAATCAAA TTTCAGCGAAACATAAGGAGACTAAGCAATATTATTCACTCTATAATACATTGGAAGATACGAGGCAGTATATGAAGAAAGAATTGTCCTTGTTGAATTCTATAATAGATAATTATCCTGA AGCGATGCGTTCGAAGGAAGGCAAAGAAGAGTTTCTTCAacagtttctgaatattctcgAAGGTGTGAAGCAATCTAAATTGAAAATGGAGAAGCGACTGTCACAAGAGAAAAGAAAACGAGATGAGTTGAGCGATTCTTTGCATGGGTACATAGAAATCAACAGAAAGTACGCAGCGGCCATCAAAGTGTTGAAgattgaatttcagaaaaatgaggaaatcattaaaaattatatgTAA